The DNA window TCGTAAGCGAGAAGGTCGCCAAGGATCTCAATCTTCGCGACGAGACCGTCAAGGTCGAGAGGCGCGAGGTCAACCGCGCGGTCACCCCCGGCCAGGCCGACGCGATGATGGAGGACGGCACCGTCGAAATGCGCGAGCATGACGAGGAAGCCGTCGTGCAAAAGCAGGCCTTCGTCACCGACGAGGTCGTGGTTTCCAAGGATGCGGAAATTCGCAAGGAGCACGTCGAGGAGACTGCCCGCCGGACCGACATCGATGTCGAGAAGGACCGTGAGAGGAATAAGCGCCGCTGACCCTTAGCAGTTGCGTAGCCTGGGAGCCGTCAACTGCCGTTGGCGGCTCCCATTTTATTGAATTTCAGCGATCAGGATCCCGTGATGACCGCTCATGTAAATGAAGAAACGGACGCAGAGGCGTCTGCCGATATGATCCGCATTCCCGTCGTCGAAGAACGTGTCAGCATCGGCAAGCGCGCCGTGGAAACCGGCCGTGTGCAGGTTCACAGCCGCGTCGTCGAGGACCGCAGCGTGCTGAGCGAAACGGTGACGAGCGAGAGCGTCTCGGTCGAACGCGTGCCGATCGGCCGAGACATCGACGAAGTGCCGCCTGTTCGCGAGGAGGACGGCGTGGTCATCGTGCCGGTGGTCGAGGAACGACTGATCGTCACGCGCCAGCTCGTGCTGCGCGAAGAGATTAGGCTGATTAAGCGAGCGCACGAGGAAACGGTCGAAATACCCGTCTCCCTGAAACGCAAGGAGATAGAGATCGAGCGCGACTAGCGTCCCGGCCACACATCGATGAGAACCTCGCGGTTGGCGCGGAGCTAGTTAAACGATGGCTGCATTTGGAAAGCTCAACTCGATGGCTGAACGGCCGAAATTGGGAAGCGATACTACCGCTTCACTCACGCGAAGCGGAAATGGCGGGTTCCGGCCCAAATTCAGCCGTGACGAAGTGGCCCCGCATACAACTCGATTTACCGCTGGGTTTTCGATGCGAAGACGTCGTCGAGATATGCTGCGAGCCGCACACCGCCCTGCATCAATCGCCGCTCAACGAAAGGCAGCTGCCGATATTGATATTCGTAGCTGAGTGAAGGCATGCCACCGTCGGCCGGCGCGGCCGGATAAGCCTGCTTCCGCACCTCGATGCTTTCCGCGATCCAGACGAGGGGGTCGGCCGTCCACCAGTCGATGACGTTCTGCGGCGTCCTCTCCCGTTCCAGGCGCGCAGTATATTCGGTATAGCTGAGGTTCTGCCCTTCGATCAGCGCGGTATCCCAGACGCTGTGCAGGTTCGTCCGGTCACCGAAGAAGGTAACGCGCAGGTCGTTTCCGCCCCGATCGGTGCCATCGCCGACATGCATCGGCTGGTGAAGATCGCCGACCAGATGGACCACGAATGCCAGCGCAACGCGCTTGTCGGCTTGGGTGGCCGCTGGATCACGCAAAACCGCGGCGTAGCGTTCCAGAGCACTATGGGCATCTCCCTCGGGCGGTGCGCCGACGTCGGCATAGGTTTTGCCATCGGGAATGGTGACATAGTGCCACGGCGTCGCTTCCTTCTGCCAGAAGGGCGCCGGGTTGGAGCGCTCTTCGTCCGCGAAGGTGGACAGCGTGGCTAGATCCTCTTTTCCGATAATCTGCTCGATCGCAGCGCGGGATCGGCCATCGATATTATCCTGAGCGATCTGGCCAATGATCCGGTGGCCGTTCTGACCCCATGCAAGGGCAGCAGATGGCGTGGACATGACGAGAGCGGCGAGAACGAGGGGGAGTTTCATTCGCACTCAATATCGCCGCCCTCAGCTTCTGTCATGCGGCAGAAGCTTACGGAATTTCTGGAGGTACAACCGCAATGGTGCTTTCAGTCACCTTGGCGGCGTGCACAAAATCGCCCACATCGATTGTCAGCTATCGAGCGACCTACAAATGACGGCGGATGACCGAAACTGGGGTGTTCAGCGGACGCTCAATCCATCAGGGCCGAGGGCCATCCGATCCGCACGAGCAAACCATCAGGCCCGGCGATCCCGACCTCGTAGAGACCCCATTCGCGATGCCGGAGGAGGCCTCCTGGTCTTATAATTAGATCGTCTGCTCGTGCGGCGATCGCCACCACGTCTGGCGTGCGAATGAAGATGCCGAAGGGATTGTGCTTATCAGGGACCTGCCATTCTCCTGGACCAGCTTGGGTCAGGTGAACCTCGCAACCCCACCCCTCCATGATGATATATTCGTCGGTCCCACCGGTCCGATTGAACCCTAGTCGTTCCCAGAAGGGCGTTGCAGCCTCGAGGTCGTTGCTCGGCACAATCGCGAAGGCGCCGATCGAGGGCACATCTGACATCAGGCAATCTCTCCTTTTTGCTCGATCGTGATGCCGTTGAGCAGCAAAGTCTACAAGTGAGCGTTTCCCCTAAAGGCCGGTTTCTGTAGGGAAAGCGGCGATAGCGGACAGGGGGATGGCGAACAGAATTTGTCCGCGCGGCCTAGCAGCTTCCATTGGAGCTGCCGCTGCCGGTGCTCCCCCCCGCGGCGAGTGAGGCTCGAAATGAGCGCAAAAAACAGGGAAGTGTCATTTGAGCACGTGTTGGTGAGCCTTCAGCAGCTTATATTGATCGAACCTTGGCATTTGGGGCATGGCTAGAAGCGAGGGGGGAGCAAAACAAATGGGCAAGCCGGTGCTTTTATCGAAGCGGCAAATGCGCGATCGTGCCGCCAGCCATTTAGCCGACCGACGCTTGCGCAACAATGCCTTCCCGGACGTCACGTTCGGCGATCACTCGTGGGATATCCTGCTCATTCTCTTCATCGCCAAACTCGATGAGCGCGCAATGATCATCGCCGATCTCTATCGGGAGAGCTCCGCCCCGGAAACCACTCTTCTGCGGCACATCTCAGCACTGGAAGCGAAGGGTATGGTCGCCAAGCGACGCGACAAGGCCGATGCGCGATTCAGGTACATACGTCTGACCGACAAAGGCAGCGCGGCAATGGACCGCTGGGCGCATGCGGAGTTCGACGACTAGTGTGGATGTTCGGCGGATGCTCTCCACCGTCATTCTCGACTACCTTCCTTTCGTATCAGCTGAGGATCTTTCGGCCGCCATCGGCAAGTTCCAGCTCGGGGAAGCGGTCGACGAAACGCTGCGCCGTAACCGGATCGCGAAAATAGAACGCCGTGGCATCCGATCCGATCGCGGTGGTACTGTGGACCGCGCAGTCGTTCTCTCCGACCTCTTCTCGGAGCCAGATAAGTATCTGATCGAACGCCTGTCCAAAGCCTCGCGCCGGCGTCCTGATCTTCACCCGCACCGGAAAAAGGGCGTCGTCTCGCTTCGCTGTTGGCATCGTGCGTCGGGCCACATTCGCGTCTCCTTGATTCGTAGCAGGATATAGAACGAAGCAGGAACATGATCGAGAATCTTGGCAAGGTGATCGATAGCGATCATGCTATCCGCCATGTGCAACCTGTACCGAATGACCGCGACCGTCGCTGAGATTGCGAAGCTGTTCGGCCCCTTCGACGGCGATCGTTCGAACCTGCCGAGCTTCGAGGCGATCTATCCCAATCGTGAAGCGCCAATCTTGCGCAACGTCGACGGAAAGCTGACGCTCGAAACGATGACATGGGGTGTTCCGCCCCCGGCGAAGGGCAGCCGACCGGTGACGAACGTACGCAATCTTAAAAGCCCGTTCTGGCGCTCGATGCTGAACACCCCTGAGAGGCGATGCCTCGTCCCTGTTACGTCATTCTGCGAATGGGAAGGCGAGAAGGGCTCCAAGCGGAAGGTGTGGTTCGGTAGGACCGACACGCCGCTGTTCTCGTTCGCGGGAATTTGGCGCCCTACCGAAGAAGGACCACGGATGGCGTTCCTTACGACCGAGGCGAACGACACCGTCGGAGCAGTGCATCCGAAAGCAATGCCCGTGCTGCTGAAGGAGGAGGATCACAAGACCTGGTTGACCACCGACTATGAGGAGGCGACCACACTAGCTCGGCCGTTCAATGACTCTCTGGTCGAGGTAGTTGAGCGAGAAGGGGGCAGTTGATCTGCACTCTACCTTTAACCGGGCCGGTGACGATCGTTCCAGGCGGCATGAAAACCAGCTACCCGGTCTCGATCGGCCGATCCGCAAACGCCAGCTGCATCAGATGTTCGCTGAGTGCTCGCCCGCCGTCGGTCCCGGCCATCTCGCCCCACGCGTCCCAGCGGTCGACCCGCTCGTGGAGCCACAGGTAGAAGCGGTCGCGTGCGTGATCGTCTGGGAAGGTCATCGACCAGATCGTACGGCGCAGCGGAATGGCTGGACCAAAGCCATCGCCCACCAGCACGATGGCCGGAAGATCGGCGATGGTCTTTCGCGCGAACCGGCAGGCGAGCCGGTCGGCGAACGCCTCCTGCTCGGCAAGTAGTTCCTTCAGGCGGGCATGGGTTTTGCCGCGGTCCAGACCGCGCCGGGCTTTCACCCAACGCAGACCGATCGGGATCGAGGCATGCTCCGGTGACCGGGTCGAGGCCAGCATGAGCAGCACCGCCTGGCCTTCAGCGGTCAGAGGCCCGTGCGGGCGGCCCCGCCTCTCATAAACGATCAGCCGCTGGGTGATCAGCCATTGGCCATAATGCTGACCGACGTTCCAGTCGTTGTCGAACAGGTCGTGGACATATTCCTCGATCCCCATGGTCCGGCGGTCGATGACCGCCAGAATGGTAAGCAGGAACTCCAGCGCCTCTTCCTGCTCCGGTGGACTCAATGGCGCCATGCCGAGCCGGGACAGCCAGAAGTGGTCGCGCACCGAGCGCCAACGCTCGCCTGCCTCGTCCACGATGCGCTCGTCCCCCTGGTTGTCGTGCATCAGCCAGTAACCCCAGGGCAGGTTGGGGTTGCGGACATGTTCGTAATCCGGTGCTTCGTCGAACATGCTCATCACTCGGTCCCTCCGATCGGAGGAATGGCCTGCTGCAGGTGAGACGGGATCGGGATGTCGATTCCGGTCTCGATGCGATGCAGCTGTGCGGCTAGCTTGATGCATTCGCGGTAGACGTATGCCTGGTCGCGATAGACTTTGCCATCGTGGATCCGCTGCCCCTCGGGGATGCGCTCGTTCGGCACGAAGTCGTAGGCATGGTTCGTATCGAACCCGAACCACCACAGGTCGCCGTCATGTGCGAATCGGTCCGGCATGTCGCTGTGAGGGCGCTTCGGCGGCTCTACATGGCAGACCGAGACCGCTTCTGGCATCGTCTGGTTGCAGGCTTCTGCGTAGTTCAGGCCGCCATGCGATACCACACGCAGCTCGGATGGAATGGCATCATGATTATAGCCATAGAGCGGATGACCGGGCTCCACGGCAGCATAGCCGCTCAGCGTTCCGTTCGCCTGGCGCAGGATGATGCAGGGTGTTCCGGTGCGCTCGTCGATCCAGGCGATCTTGTCGGCTTCGTCTTCCCATGGTCCATCACCATGCGGATGCCGGGCGGGGATCTTGAACAGCTGCGTTGCCGCAATGGCGGTGTTCGCGATGGCGTAGCTGTCAAGGCCGACGCTCGTGGCGAGCGCATGGGATGGTGTTTTGTTCTTCGGCATTGGGTATATCCTTTAGGCATAAAAATAGCCGCATCCGTCTTCGTGACGGGCGGCTCGTGGGTGCTCGGTCTGGCGAGCATTTAGGTGCGCGCGTGATGGTTTACCGGACGCGCTCCGGCATGCTGTGATGGCTACATCGGCATCTCCTCCTGCTTGATGTTATCGATGACGAGAACGGCGATCAGTTAAGCGCCGCTGCAACCGACGACGCTTCGGCCAACGATCGCGTTCGGCCTTCTACCTTGACCGCCTGTCCGGCAGCCCAGGGCACAAGATCTCGGTTCACGAACCTGCTGTAGGGGATGCTGCCAGATGCAGCTTCAGCAACGGCCGTCACGCTCCTGGCGCGGTCGCAGGTGATCATCTCTCTTGCAGCCAGGTGCCGCATCGCGATGATCGTGGTGGTGAGCACGTCCGCTGCCACCTGTTCGCGCACCTTGCCCCATTCGCCTTGCTCGGCCAGCAGACCGATCTGCTTCGAGGGGATCGGCTTGCACGGGATCGAGCTTGCCGCGGCATATTCCGACAGATGCACCGGCGTCGCCTGGACGCAGACATCGCGGCACAGATCGAGCCGCTGCGGTGCATGCGGAGAGCTGGGCCTGAGCTGCAAGGGAAGGACAAGGTCATGGACCGCGGCGCGGTGGCGCAGGACCGCCAGATCGCGTGCTTCCCCGCCCCAGGTGACGAGGATCGATGACGGGTTCTGATGCAGCGCCTCGAACAGGTTTTCGAGCAGGTCACGTTCGCCGATGGTTTCCAGCGATAGAACGGTCGGCCCGGTGATCTCCGGCACATCGCTCGTCGCCGAGAACCGCGCCGTAATCCAGCATGCCGCCGCCACCTGGTGGAACGGCCAGCGGATCTCATCGCAGGCCGTGGTGCCCTCGCAAATCCGATAGCCAGCATGGGCATCGCGGTCCCACAGGAACTCCAGGTCGAGTACGGTGATCGAACTGGTTTTGGGTTCTGCCTTTTCGCCGTTCTGGCCTTCGAACTGGCGCGCTTCCTTCTCCAGCATTTGCTCGAGCATATTGAGGGTATTTGGCATGTCGTGTCTCCTAGAAAGCACAAAGCCCGCCAGAGGCGGGCTTGTGCTGGGTTATCGGTAGTTGAAGGCGTTGGTTCAGCGATGGCGTTCGCTGGCGGTCACACTGCGTGTTGCGAGCGCCGGCAGGCCGTTGCGATAGGCCCAGGCTTCTTCGAACGGCACATCGCCTTCAGGCAGCTCTTTTTGCCAGAACCTCCCGGCGGGGTTCCAGCTGTAGCCGCGCGCTTTCAGCACATCTTTCTTGTCGTACGGAGCGCTGCGTGCTTCGACCATGACGCTCAGCCTGTCGGACGCTTCGATCAGCCGCGCGAGATGCGTTCGCACGCGATCGCCGTTCGGATCGGTCTGGCGCTGCTGCAGAAGCCAGAACAGCGACCAGACATCGTCGCCTGCCCGGTGCGCCCTGCTGAACCATCCCGCCTGCATCAGCAGGTGCTGCTGCGCATACCCATCGAAGCCGAGGGCCAGCCAATCGA is part of the Novosphingopyxis iocasae genome and encodes:
- a CDS encoding S1/P1 nuclease, yielding MKLPLVLAALVMSTPSAALAWGQNGHRIIGQIAQDNIDGRSRAAIEQIIGKEDLATLSTFADEERSNPAPFWQKEATPWHYVTIPDGKTYADVGAPPEGDAHSALERYAAVLRDPAATQADKRVALAFVVHLVGDLHQPMHVGDGTDRGGNDLRVTFFGDRTNLHSVWDTALIEGQNLSYTEYTARLERERTPQNVIDWWTADPLVWIAESIEVRKQAYPAAPADGGMPSLSYEYQYRQLPFVERRLMQGGVRLAAYLDDVFASKTQR
- a CDS encoding transcriptional regulator, SarA/Rot family — translated: MGKPVLLSKRQMRDRAASHLADRRLRNNAFPDVTFGDHSWDILLILFIAKLDERAMIIADLYRESSAPETTLLRHISALEAKGMVAKRRDKADARFRYIRLTDKGSAAMDRWAHAEFDD
- a CDS encoding VOC family protein, yielding MSDVPSIGAFAIVPSNDLEAATPFWERLGFNRTGGTDEYIIMEGWGCEVHLTQAGPGEWQVPDKHNPFGIFIRTPDVVAIAARADDLIIRPGGLLRHREWGLYEVGIAGPDGLLVRIGWPSALMD
- a CDS encoding SOS response-associated peptidase family protein, producing MTATVAEIAKLFGPFDGDRSNLPSFEAIYPNREAPILRNVDGKLTLETMTWGVPPPAKGSRPVTNVRNLKSPFWRSMLNTPERRCLVPVTSFCEWEGEKGSKRKVWFGRTDTPLFSFAGIWRPTEEGPRMAFLTTEANDTVGAVHPKAMPVLLKEEDHKTWLTTDYEEATTLARPFNDSLVEVVEREGGS
- a CDS encoding YsnF/AvaK domain-containing protein, coding for MTAHVNEETDAEASADMIRIPVVEERVSIGKRAVETGRVQVHSRVVEDRSVLSETVTSESVSVERVPIGRDIDEVPPVREEDGVVIVPVVEERLIVTRQLVLREEIRLIKRAHEETVEIPVSLKRKEIEIERD